In Sphingobium sp. B2D3C, a genomic segment contains:
- a CDS encoding Mrp/NBP35 family ATP-binding protein, with protein sequence MTDSPIDDASALPPALTARIEGLAAGRAGGLRLRDNVLSLVLDVSGLDAEQRDSLAAQLVAAGTSEFGLEDVRVAMTAERAARPTIIAVGSGKGGVGKSTLSVNLAVALKALGKRVGMVDADIYGPSLPRLLDSEDAKPKAEGNRLFPVQNAYGIPMLSMGHLAKKGQAIAWRGPMAGNALGQLLDADWQGIDLLVVDLPPGTGDVQLTMIQRYKPAGAVIISTPQDLALIDATRAVSFFDQAKVPVIGMVENMAGYVCPHCGEVSDPFGSGGAEASAAQMGLPFLGRVPLDIAVRTASDAGKPPAADEGVAGQPFRAIAERVARWLDRNGSGATAG encoded by the coding sequence ATGACTGACTCTCCGATCGATGATGCGTCCGCCCTTCCTCCCGCTCTCACCGCCCGGATCGAAGGCCTGGCAGCGGGCCGCGCCGGGGGACTTCGCCTGCGCGACAATGTCCTCAGCCTGGTGCTGGATGTGAGCGGGCTGGACGCGGAGCAGCGCGATTCCCTCGCCGCGCAGCTCGTTGCCGCGGGGACGAGCGAATTCGGTCTGGAGGATGTGCGGGTCGCGATGACGGCGGAACGCGCCGCGCGCCCCACGATCATTGCGGTGGGGTCGGGCAAGGGCGGCGTCGGCAAGTCGACGCTCTCGGTCAACCTCGCCGTTGCCCTCAAGGCGCTCGGCAAGCGTGTCGGCATGGTGGACGCGGACATTTATGGCCCGTCGCTGCCTCGTTTGCTGGACAGCGAGGATGCCAAACCCAAGGCGGAAGGCAACCGCCTGTTCCCGGTCCAGAACGCCTATGGCATCCCGATGCTGTCCATGGGGCATCTGGCCAAAAAGGGGCAGGCGATTGCCTGGCGTGGCCCGATGGCCGGCAATGCCTTGGGGCAGTTGCTGGATGCGGACTGGCAGGGCATCGATCTTCTGGTGGTGGATTTGCCACCGGGCACAGGCGACGTGCAGCTTACCATGATCCAGCGCTACAAGCCGGCCGGGGCGGTGATCATCTCCACGCCGCAGGATCTGGCGCTGATCGACGCGACGCGCGCGGTGAGCTTCTTCGATCAGGCAAAGGTGCCGGTGATCGGCATGGTGGAAAATATGGCAGGCTATGTCTGCCCGCATTGCGGCGAGGTATCCGATCCGTTCGGGTCCGGCGGAGCAGAAGCGAGCGCCGCGCAAATGGGCTTGCCGTTCCTCGGGCGCGTGCCGCTGGATATCGCAGTCCGCACCGCATCGGATGCCGGCAAGCCGCCCGCTGCTGATGAGGGCGTGGCTGGCCAGCCGTTCCGAGCCATTGCCGAGCGCGTCGCCCGCTGGCTCGATCGAAACGGGTCGGGCGCCACGGCCGGTTGA